The following proteins are encoded in a genomic region of Rhodopirellula islandica:
- a CDS encoding ubiquitin-like protein Ubact translates to MNATQTQPQNADQQSVAATAKEQGTEARDRQPPLHPETPAPSNTPRKDSLNQFASWLRQDARAEATTYLHRANTHHDGE, encoded by the coding sequence ATGAATGCCACACAAACACAACCTCAAAACGCAGACCAACAATCGGTTGCTGCGACGGCAAAAGAACAGGGCACGGAAGCACGTGATCGGCAGCCACCTTTGCATCCGGAGACCCCGGCACCCTCCAACACGCCGCGCAAGGATTCACTGAACCAGTTTGCATCGTGGCTGCGACAGGACGCTCGCGCCGAGGCGACGACTTACCTTCATCGAGCCAACACGCACCACGACGGCGAATGA
- a CDS encoding serine/threonine-protein kinase, which translates to MNSPNDAPTEAARSEDDQAGTPTQHFGNYQIIRTLGSGGMGEVYLAEDITTGQNVALKLLQHQVSKQVRMRRRFEREANLIQELRHEHIVPLMDSGVERGMQYLVMRYIDGPTLADRILKATGEHESQEFSMDSTHECETADTECDRAGTATASFELIAESIADIADALQVAHNERVIHRDIKPSNLLFDREGKIWLTDFGLALIEDQNTALTLSGAILGTPAYMSPEQTFGSQTDITRRSDIYSLGATLYEWATLRRPFQGSRDQILANVANGSLVTPGSVRGDLPRPLEAIICKAMSRSPDSRYSTAEEFAEDLRRFAAGESVQAKMPGWSERSLRWGRRNPLVTLATLIGAISLVMTVLGMQAMHSEQLTRVNKKLAESNDELIETNLELESREAQLREQLYVSDMSLAFQAYNGHNLKATKELLDQHRPKPEEAGSSRFAFEILDYLVTPPPSKLLTQHHSPATEVAVSRDGQFAISVSKDGEVHVIDLQSEKLTHRYQLSGRLDAIAICPDNKHFLTGLNGDVGFNSITLREIATGTETLGLLGHWHNIESAAFSSDGTLFATAGRYRDVQVHRLDGTAVKTVHGGSRNESLQFAGDGHTLAYVKEVGKQRLLHAIDLDTDQETRIPIEGETLQFSIVQPAGDPYRTVAFGNKYIKVADSTNESHFAQAFALNAPVRCVAISADGEDMFAGTDDGLVYAWTLINRTESGDFQPPMIFQAAEGQISSIQVIPANDNSARIVTTGEDGQVRLWDLTDKLPVRPNPVGRTFVTAHIINSYSHHERPFDVFLRLDDNSVWHYDPRRDLNRMLPIKCDLEEWGFQFGCDSRASKIAIANSDEVEVRDVASSELLARIIPPYETESISDVKFVEGKLCVLLSKQLLVYDAVDYSLVETHDLPSDNNSLLLNVPGSDALMIKASNMLCTYENSIVSVFEASSTAAVRYVRVDFDATASRIAVVFDNRLVEVRSYPQNETIAVLRGYSKPIADTIFLDRGRTLATTGEEGLIRFWDLSSEREMGMLPTGRHLENDLHLLGDTDLLMVTSRQSPAELLLTKQSRARLAEQRRAIGLD; encoded by the coding sequence GTGAATTCGCCAAACGACGCCCCGACGGAAGCAGCCAGGAGCGAGGACGATCAAGCCGGTACGCCAACCCAACATTTTGGCAACTACCAAATCATCCGAACGCTCGGTTCGGGAGGAATGGGCGAGGTCTACCTGGCGGAGGACATCACGACGGGGCAGAACGTCGCGTTGAAGTTGTTGCAGCACCAAGTTTCAAAGCAGGTCAGGATGCGGCGGCGGTTTGAACGCGAAGCAAACCTGATTCAAGAACTGCGACACGAACACATCGTCCCGCTGATGGATTCTGGCGTCGAGCGGGGAATGCAGTACCTGGTGATGCGTTACATCGATGGGCCAACGCTCGCCGACCGCATTTTGAAAGCCACCGGCGAGCATGAATCGCAAGAGTTCTCCATGGACTCGACTCATGAATGCGAAACGGCTGACACCGAATGCGATCGTGCTGGAACCGCAACGGCTTCGTTTGAGCTCATCGCCGAATCGATTGCTGACATTGCCGACGCGCTGCAGGTTGCTCACAACGAGCGAGTGATTCACCGAGACATCAAACCATCGAATTTGCTCTTCGACCGCGAGGGGAAGATCTGGTTGACAGATTTTGGATTGGCGCTGATCGAAGATCAAAACACGGCGCTCACGCTCAGTGGCGCTATTCTGGGCACACCGGCCTACATGAGCCCGGAACAAACCTTCGGATCGCAGACCGACATCACCCGTCGATCTGATATCTACAGTTTGGGAGCCACTCTGTACGAGTGGGCAACTTTGCGACGGCCCTTTCAAGGCAGTCGTGATCAGATATTGGCCAACGTTGCCAATGGCAGCCTCGTCACTCCTGGCAGCGTTCGCGGCGACCTGCCACGTCCACTCGAAGCCATCATCTGCAAGGCGATGTCGCGTTCGCCTGACTCGCGATATTCCACTGCTGAGGAATTTGCCGAAGATCTTCGTCGCTTCGCAGCTGGCGAATCCGTTCAGGCGAAAATGCCTGGCTGGTCCGAACGTTCGCTGCGATGGGGCCGGCGCAACCCTTTGGTGACCTTGGCGACATTGATCGGTGCGATCTCTCTGGTCATGACCGTGTTGGGGATGCAGGCCATGCATTCAGAGCAACTCACGCGAGTGAACAAAAAACTCGCCGAGAGCAATGACGAGTTGATCGAGACCAACCTGGAACTGGAATCCCGCGAAGCACAGTTGCGAGAACAACTGTATGTGTCGGACATGTCGTTGGCATTCCAGGCCTACAACGGGCACAACCTGAAGGCCACCAAGGAACTGCTCGATCAACATCGGCCGAAACCTGAGGAAGCCGGATCCAGCCGATTTGCTTTTGAAATTCTTGACTACTTGGTCACGCCTCCGCCGTCAAAACTATTGACCCAGCACCACTCGCCGGCGACCGAGGTCGCAGTTTCGCGAGACGGGCAATTTGCGATTTCGGTCAGCAAAGATGGCGAGGTCCATGTGATCGATTTGCAATCGGAAAAACTCACACATCGCTACCAACTGTCCGGACGTCTCGACGCGATTGCGATCTGTCCGGACAACAAACATTTTCTGACTGGTCTGAACGGCGACGTGGGCTTCAACTCGATCACGCTTCGTGAGATCGCGACAGGAACCGAGACGCTTGGATTGCTCGGGCACTGGCACAACATCGAATCCGCCGCGTTCTCTTCCGACGGAACACTTTTCGCGACGGCGGGGCGATATCGCGATGTTCAGGTTCATCGTCTGGATGGAACGGCGGTCAAAACGGTACATGGCGGATCGCGAAACGAATCGCTGCAGTTTGCGGGGGACGGTCATACACTCGCCTACGTGAAAGAGGTTGGCAAACAACGTTTGCTGCATGCCATCGACCTCGATACCGATCAGGAAACTCGCATCCCGATTGAAGGTGAAACACTTCAGTTTTCCATCGTGCAGCCAGCCGGTGATCCGTATCGCACGGTGGCCTTTGGCAACAAATATATCAAGGTCGCGGATTCCACCAACGAAAGCCATTTCGCTCAAGCTTTTGCCTTGAATGCTCCGGTTCGTTGTGTCGCCATTTCCGCTGATGGCGAAGACATGTTTGCAGGAACCGATGATGGGCTGGTCTACGCTTGGACGCTGATCAACCGAACGGAGTCGGGCGATTTTCAGCCGCCGATGATCTTCCAAGCAGCGGAAGGTCAAATCAGCAGCATTCAGGTGATCCCCGCAAATGACAATTCAGCACGGATCGTAACAACCGGCGAAGACGGCCAGGTTCGGCTATGGGACTTGACTGACAAATTGCCGGTTCGTCCAAACCCTGTGGGACGCACGTTTGTGACCGCTCACATCATCAATTCGTATTCGCACCATGAGCGACCATTCGATGTCTTTTTGAGGTTGGACGACAACAGTGTTTGGCACTACGACCCCAGACGGGATTTGAATCGAATGTTGCCGATCAAGTGCGATTTAGAGGAATGGGGATTTCAGTTTGGCTGCGATTCGCGTGCGTCAAAGATCGCCATCGCGAACAGTGACGAAGTCGAAGTCCGCGACGTGGCGTCGTCTGAGTTGCTTGCTCGAATCATTCCGCCGTACGAAACAGAATCGATCAGCGACGTGAAGTTCGTCGAGGGGAAACTGTGTGTGCTGTTGAGCAAACAGTTGTTGGTTTACGACGCGGTGGACTATTCACTCGTTGAAACCCATGATCTTCCGAGCGACAACAACAGTCTGCTGCTGAATGTTCCGGGCAGCGATGCCCTGATGATCAAAGCGTCCAACATGCTTTGCACCTACGAGAATTCGATCGTCTCCGTTTTCGAAGCATCGTCCACGGCGGCGGTGCGATACGTGCGAGTCGATTTTGATGCCACCGCCAGCCGGATTGCGGTGGTATTCGACAATCGATTGGTGGAGGTTCGCAGCTATCCGCAGAACGAGACGATTGCGGTGTTGCGAGGGTATTCCAAACCGATCGCTGACACCATTTTTCTAGATCGTGGACGAACGCTGGCCACAACCGGTGAAGAGGGATTGATACGGTTCTGGGATTTGTCGAGCGAACGCGAAATGGGAATGCTTCCGACTGGGAGGCACCTAGAAAACGATCTGCACCTTCTTGGTGACACCGATCTATTGATGGTCACCTCGAGACAATCACCCGCGGAACTGTTACTTACCAAACAGTCTCGGGCTAGGCTGGCCGAACAACGTCGGGCCATAGGATTGGATTGA
- a CDS encoding AAA domain-containing protein, with amino-acid sequence MSSRSRKARSKAKSQREGKTAFKNSDAGSFGDGILSGGKNNGSDSSKVGLANLNVPYPEGLPTDRPLDPEDYFEQLAIWLDLEAEAERARLAKLRQIRSQRDAESTGQAIVGLDMVDYHTGLAGRYLLDLAKPGGKDLPMNRLKVGSPVVLSMDDDPSDQGIAGVVSRRKNHSIQIATDTFPIRDQDDLKKKKGVGKHGKSVQRPAVVSDRFRLDMSPDETTRLRQLAAMARAQEIRGRSGKLRDVLLGIKTPRVDGNPIDTHDIDPESFQFELNDIDFRTELNPPQRDAVAFAMMADDVAIIHGPPGTGKTTTIAEIIAQSVERGERVLACAASNTAVDNLLERLVRLMPNVVRVGHPARVFESLQEHTLDALVESDPTSTVIKDLRRELDQILREANRPIRDSGGRERKQRAELFNEAGRLRGMIRSQERSIVRAVIDRADVICTTTTIDEELLSDQSFDLVVVDESCQCTEPGMWQAILRADRLILAGDHCQLPPTVLSDDAARIGMRDSLMQRLVHRYGEQIYRRLTVQYRMNESIMRFSSDHFYDSTLIADASVKRHLLCDLPDVEESDFTREPLLLIDTAGAGYEEELEPDGQSKLNHGEAKVILQMVKQLADAGVTGDQIAVIAPYAAQARNLRMRLDLDGIEIDTVDGFQGREKEVVLITMTRSNPDGEIGFLSDQRRSNVALTRAKRKLIVVGDSATLCRHDFYSELFRYFEDAGAYHSVFTLDEH; translated from the coding sequence ATGTCATCACGTTCACGGAAAGCCCGCTCCAAAGCCAAGTCCCAACGAGAAGGCAAAACCGCGTTCAAAAACTCCGATGCCGGTTCGTTCGGCGATGGAATCCTCTCCGGTGGCAAGAACAATGGCTCCGACTCGTCCAAGGTTGGTCTGGCAAATCTAAACGTCCCGTATCCCGAGGGATTGCCGACCGATCGCCCGCTCGATCCAGAAGACTACTTCGAACAACTCGCCATTTGGTTGGATTTGGAAGCCGAGGCCGAACGAGCCCGCCTCGCCAAACTGCGTCAGATTCGGTCTCAGCGTGACGCCGAAAGCACCGGCCAAGCCATCGTGGGTCTCGACATGGTCGACTACCACACCGGATTGGCAGGACGCTACCTGCTCGACCTGGCCAAACCAGGCGGGAAGGACCTGCCCATGAACCGGTTGAAGGTCGGATCCCCTGTCGTTCTGTCGATGGACGACGATCCCTCCGATCAAGGCATCGCGGGTGTCGTTAGCCGTCGAAAAAACCACTCGATCCAAATCGCGACCGACACGTTTCCAATTCGAGATCAAGACGATCTGAAAAAAAAGAAGGGCGTTGGCAAGCATGGGAAATCGGTTCAACGCCCTGCCGTCGTTTCCGACCGCTTCCGCTTGGACATGTCGCCGGACGAGACCACACGTCTACGGCAGCTCGCCGCGATGGCCCGAGCTCAAGAAATTCGCGGCCGCTCGGGAAAACTTCGCGACGTGTTGCTGGGCATCAAAACACCGCGTGTTGATGGCAACCCAATCGACACGCATGACATCGATCCCGAGAGCTTTCAGTTTGAACTGAACGACATTGACTTTCGAACCGAGCTCAATCCCCCCCAACGCGACGCCGTCGCATTTGCGATGATGGCCGATGACGTGGCGATCATCCATGGTCCGCCCGGCACCGGCAAAACCACCACGATCGCCGAAATCATCGCCCAGTCGGTCGAACGTGGCGAACGTGTCCTGGCCTGTGCGGCCAGCAACACCGCCGTCGACAACCTGCTGGAACGCTTGGTTCGATTGATGCCCAACGTGGTTCGCGTCGGTCACCCGGCTCGCGTCTTCGAATCACTGCAAGAGCACACACTGGATGCACTGGTTGAATCGGATCCGACCAGCACGGTGATCAAAGACCTGCGCCGAGAACTCGATCAAATTCTGCGAGAAGCCAACCGCCCGATCCGCGACAGTGGCGGCCGAGAACGCAAGCAGCGAGCCGAGCTGTTCAATGAAGCAGGACGACTTCGTGGGATGATTCGCTCTCAAGAACGCAGCATCGTTCGTGCCGTGATCGACCGCGCCGATGTGATCTGCACCACAACCACCATCGATGAAGAATTGCTCAGCGATCAGTCCTTCGACTTGGTCGTCGTCGATGAATCCTGCCAGTGCACCGAACCGGGAATGTGGCAAGCGATTCTGCGGGCCGATCGGTTGATTCTGGCCGGTGATCACTGCCAATTGCCACCCACTGTGTTGTCTGACGACGCCGCGCGAATCGGCATGCGTGATTCGTTGATGCAGCGTTTGGTGCATCGGTACGGTGAGCAAATCTATCGCCGCCTGACCGTGCAGTACCGCATGAACGAATCCATCATGCGATTCAGCAGCGATCACTTTTACGACAGCACCTTGATCGCGGATGCCTCCGTCAAACGGCATTTGCTGTGCGACCTGCCGGACGTCGAAGAAAGCGACTTCACCCGCGAACCATTGTTGCTGATCGACACCGCCGGTGCCGGCTACGAAGAAGAATTGGAACCGGACGGGCAAAGCAAACTGAACCACGGCGAAGCCAAGGTGATCCTACAAATGGTCAAACAGCTTGCTGACGCGGGAGTCACCGGCGACCAAATCGCGGTGATCGCGCCGTACGCCGCCCAGGCTCGCAACTTGCGAATGCGACTGGATCTGGATGGAATCGAGATCGACACCGTCGACGGATTCCAAGGACGCGAAAAGGAAGTGGTCCTGATCACGATGACTCGCAGCAACCCCGATGGCGAGATTGGATTCCTGTCCGATCAACGCCGTAGCAACGTGGCACTCACGCGAGCCAAACGGAAACTGATTGTGGTCGGTGACAGTGCGACGCTCTGCCGCCACGACTTCTATTCGGAACTGTTCCGCTACTTCGAGGACGCGGGTGCCTACCACAGCGTCTTCACGCTGGACGAACACTGA
- a CDS encoding Gfo/Idh/MocA family protein, giving the protein MPQPKPTVSKEASRTIDASRRSFLKDSGLIAGTTLAGTTLAGVSIPNAHAAGDDVIRFVVIGCGGRGTGAAANIMSTKGNVKLVAVADAFGNKAEGTINGLTRKFGDKVAVPPENVFTGLDGYKAAIDVDCDLVVIATPPGFKPQQFEYAVNKGRHIFMEKPVATDAAGVKRVLKAVEESKKKNLMVGVGLQRRHEPHYMQCIERIHDGAIGDVLSQQVYWNGGGIWYRNKGEDQSEMEFQCNNWYHFNWIGGDQICEQHIHNLDVGCWVKGEYPVECNGMGGREQRMGGDATKSQIFDHTFCEYTFADGSKMHSQGRHLAGGWNHVGEFAIGSKGSANPSGEIMGENKWSFEGKRLNGHQQEQHDLIEALMRGEIYNEGEYGAKSTFCAILGREACYSGKIVKWDDLMEKGKDLCPGIDEYTLESTPPTVPGEDGKYPVPTPGKYSPFA; this is encoded by the coding sequence ATGCCACAGCCGAAGCCCACCGTTTCCAAAGAAGCCAGTCGCACCATCGATGCGAGTCGTCGTTCGTTCCTCAAGGATTCAGGTCTGATCGCAGGGACCACGCTGGCCGGCACCACGCTCGCAGGCGTCTCCATTCCCAACGCTCATGCCGCTGGTGACGATGTCATCCGCTTCGTCGTGATCGGTTGCGGTGGTCGTGGCACCGGAGCCGCTGCCAACATCATGTCCACCAAAGGCAACGTGAAGTTGGTCGCCGTGGCCGATGCGTTCGGCAACAAAGCAGAAGGAACGATCAACGGTCTGACTCGCAAGTTCGGTGACAAAGTTGCCGTTCCACCCGAGAACGTCTTCACGGGATTGGACGGCTACAAAGCAGCCATCGACGTTGATTGTGACTTGGTCGTCATCGCAACGCCTCCCGGATTCAAGCCGCAACAGTTTGAGTATGCGGTGAACAAGGGACGGCACATCTTCATGGAGAAACCCGTTGCCACCGATGCTGCTGGCGTCAAACGTGTTTTGAAAGCGGTCGAAGAGTCGAAGAAGAAAAACCTGATGGTTGGCGTTGGTCTGCAACGTCGTCACGAACCTCATTACATGCAGTGCATCGAACGCATTCACGATGGTGCGATCGGCGACGTGCTCTCGCAACAGGTTTACTGGAACGGTGGCGGCATCTGGTATCGCAACAAGGGCGAAGACCAAAGCGAAATGGAATTCCAATGCAACAACTGGTACCACTTCAACTGGATCGGCGGCGACCAAATCTGTGAGCAACACATCCACAACTTGGACGTCGGCTGCTGGGTCAAAGGCGAGTACCCCGTCGAGTGCAACGGCATGGGCGGTCGTGAGCAACGCATGGGTGGCGATGCGACCAAGTCGCAAATCTTTGACCACACGTTCTGCGAATACACCTTCGCTGACGGATCCAAGATGCACAGCCAAGGCCGCCACTTGGCCGGCGGTTGGAACCACGTGGGCGAGTTCGCCATCGGTTCCAAGGGTTCCGCCAACCCATCGGGCGAAATCATGGGCGAGAACAAATGGTCCTTCGAAGGCAAACGCCTGAACGGTCACCAACAAGAGCAACACGATTTGATCGAAGCTCTGATGCGTGGCGAGATCTACAACGAAGGCGAGTACGGAGCGAAATCGACGTTCTGCGCCATCCTCGGTCGCGAAGCTTGCTACTCCGGCAAGATCGTCAAATGGGACGACTTGATGGAAAAGGGCAAGGACCTCTGCCCAGGAATCGACGAGTACACCCTCGAGTCGACTCCTCCAACCGTTCCCGGCGAAGACGGCAAGTACCCCGTCCCAACGCCAGGCAAGTACTCACCATTCGCGTGA
- the nusG gene encoding transcription termination/antitermination protein NusG, with protein MPILPFEPDCYPENLIDQEESLDSPWWLLYTKSRQEKAVIRKLREVGVPHYAPMIKQRFRSPAGRLRESFVPLFATYVFLRGDDQARYEAICTGSVLKASEILEVPDLLDDLRQIQNLIEMGVPLTIESRLEPGQKIRVKNGTFAGYEGTVIRRENESRLLVYVRFMQQGVSVKLEDCQVEKIV; from the coding sequence ATGCCCATTCTGCCTTTTGAACCCGATTGCTACCCGGAAAATCTGATTGACCAAGAGGAGTCACTCGATTCACCTTGGTGGTTGCTGTACACGAAGTCACGCCAAGAAAAGGCGGTGATTCGCAAGCTTCGTGAGGTGGGTGTGCCGCACTACGCGCCGATGATCAAGCAGCGTTTTCGTTCGCCAGCCGGGCGATTGCGTGAATCCTTTGTGCCGTTGTTCGCAACGTATGTCTTTCTGCGAGGAGATGACCAGGCTCGCTATGAGGCGATCTGCACCGGGTCCGTGTTGAAAGCGTCTGAAATCCTCGAGGTGCCGGATCTTTTGGACGACCTTCGGCAAATCCAAAACTTGATTGAGATGGGCGTGCCCCTGACGATTGAGAGCCGACTTGAACCCGGCCAAAAAATTCGCGTGAAAAACGGCACCTTTGCGGGCTACGAGGGAACTGTCATTCGCCGCGAGAACGAATCTCGTTTGCTGGTCTACGTTCGGTTCATGCAACAAGGCGTGAGCGTGAAACTCGAAGACTGCCAGGTTGAGAAGATCGTTTGA
- a CDS encoding proteasome accessory factor PafA2 family protein: MGMETEYATFVDPRDGALQSDVSAREVYAALRDAICRQMPAVEGLDGGDRRFLANGSALNLETHLALRDGPGGLVEMATPEVYRPSDLVACQRAIDEIMRDASGEARWSANQNVGRLRILKNSCDAAGHLYGCQENYETDVATGAGLLMYRIAICLVWATQIACVLMSFPVVMMIVAASLIQQSSQHAWSRIRPRGDRHNSDRSRGRPNPAEQQDRPDWEEPSDTNESEESFVALPKFVQWLSIASLRALHLPLVIALRVVGSHFAFRSQRRHLTGLLVSRVAIMGTGHLDHDGCFFLSGKALGVDRVADMGGFNGERPIYVYGHWLSKLCGRSWRSIGETRQLFKRRQRLQIGLSDSNLSDLAQWAKIGSVALILDMIEAKRTKDLPRLRSPIQALRVFNRDWNLLRRVPTSHGELTSLEIQTKYYRAAEQFVREQSQRSGRESEWDEAQRALQHWAESIRLVRQFRKDSKQTAQGLGRIDWLGKRWMLDQAVGDASGEPAAWITRKKIDLRYHELSEDGYFARFIANHQERELVTDVDIELRRRNAPADSPAAHRGWMIREFAGEVSVAGGPTMRTDWERALVDQNRAVRTVFYSDRTDGNRGANRQHQS, encoded by the coding sequence ATGGGAATGGAGACCGAGTACGCGACCTTCGTCGATCCGCGAGACGGGGCGTTGCAGTCGGATGTCTCCGCTCGTGAAGTTTACGCCGCCTTGCGAGATGCGATTTGCCGCCAGATGCCTGCGGTGGAAGGACTGGACGGCGGGGATCGTCGGTTCTTGGCCAATGGTTCGGCACTCAACCTCGAAACCCACCTCGCTCTCCGCGACGGCCCAGGTGGGCTGGTCGAGATGGCCACGCCGGAAGTTTACCGCCCCAGTGACCTGGTCGCGTGCCAGCGCGCGATCGATGAAATCATGCGAGACGCATCCGGCGAGGCTCGCTGGTCGGCAAATCAAAACGTGGGACGACTTCGCATCCTGAAGAACAGCTGCGACGCGGCCGGTCACCTGTACGGGTGCCAAGAGAACTACGAAACCGATGTGGCGACAGGCGCCGGCTTGCTGATGTATCGGATCGCTATTTGCCTTGTCTGGGCGACACAGATCGCTTGCGTCCTGATGTCATTCCCGGTCGTGATGATGATCGTCGCTGCATCGCTGATTCAACAATCGAGCCAGCACGCCTGGTCAAGGATCCGTCCTCGCGGTGATCGACACAACTCTGATCGCTCCAGGGGGCGACCGAACCCAGCAGAACAGCAGGACCGCCCCGACTGGGAAGAACCGTCCGACACGAATGAATCAGAAGAAAGTTTTGTCGCGCTGCCGAAATTCGTTCAGTGGCTATCGATTGCTTCCTTGCGTGCGTTGCACCTTCCGTTGGTGATCGCACTGCGTGTGGTTGGGTCTCACTTTGCCTTCCGATCCCAACGCCGTCACCTGACGGGATTGCTGGTTTCGCGAGTTGCGATCATGGGAACCGGCCACCTGGATCACGACGGTTGCTTTTTTTTGTCAGGCAAAGCGCTGGGGGTGGACCGCGTGGCAGACATGGGCGGCTTCAATGGCGAGCGTCCGATTTACGTTTACGGTCACTGGTTGAGCAAGTTGTGCGGTCGTTCGTGGCGTTCGATCGGGGAAACTCGTCAGCTTTTCAAGCGTCGTCAGCGATTGCAGATTGGATTGTCAGATTCCAACCTCAGCGACCTGGCTCAGTGGGCCAAGATCGGCAGCGTGGCGTTGATCCTGGACATGATCGAAGCCAAACGAACCAAAGACTTGCCCCGACTTCGAAGTCCGATCCAAGCGCTGCGTGTTTTCAATCGCGACTGGAATCTGCTCCGGCGGGTCCCGACCAGCCACGGTGAATTGACGTCGCTCGAGATTCAAACGAAGTACTACCGCGCCGCCGAACAGTTCGTCCGGGAACAAAGCCAACGTTCCGGTCGCGAATCGGAGTGGGACGAAGCCCAGCGTGCCCTCCAGCACTGGGCGGAATCAATTCGCTTGGTTCGTCAATTCCGCAAAGACAGCAAGCAAACCGCTCAGGGCCTGGGCCGAATCGACTGGTTGGGCAAACGCTGGATGCTCGATCAAGCGGTCGGTGATGCCTCCGGTGAGCCAGCCGCCTGGATCACTCGCAAGAAAATTGACCTGCGGTATCACGAGCTGTCCGAGGACGGGTACTTCGCCCGCTTCATCGCCAATCATCAAGAGCGGGAACTGGTCACCGACGTCGACATTGAGCTGCGGCGGCGGAACGCACCAGCCGATTCACCAGCGGCGCACCGCGGATGGATGATTCGCGAATTCGCCGGCGAGGTTTCAGTGGCCGGCGGCCCGACCATGCGAACGGATTGGGAACGAGCCCTGGTCGATCAAAACCGAGCCGTTCGAACGGTATTTTATAGCGATCGGACGGATGGCAACCGGGGGGCCAACCGGCAGCACCAGTCCTAA
- a CDS encoding DUF1294 domain-containing protein, translating to MPREWNTPSEKLSVTLALIIAAETFFASVLTAVFYWIDKRAARAGTQRIPEKTLLLASVLGGWPGGCLAGQKLRHKTAKVSYRIQFVVAAVIHVLAVVAILWAGLR from the coding sequence ATACCGCGGGAATGGAACACGCCTTCGGAGAAACTGTCCGTGACGCTCGCACTCATCATCGCCGCTGAAACGTTTTTTGCCAGTGTCTTGACCGCGGTTTTCTACTGGATCGACAAACGAGCCGCTCGCGCCGGGACCCAGCGAATCCCTGAAAAGACCTTGTTGCTGGCCAGCGTCTTGGGCGGATGGCCAGGCGGTTGCCTCGCCGGACAGAAACTCAGGCACAAGACAGCCAAGGTCTCGTATCGAATCCAATTCGTGGTGGCCGCGGTCATTCACGTTCTCGCAGTCGTCGCGATTTTGTGGGCGGGGTTGCGCTGA
- the aroB gene encoding 3-dehydroquinate synthase, which translates to MTAPIEAIEVSLGERSYPIWITTGLTDSAEPSHFAKHFQTAVGDCTHVVLIHDAAVANTIARSIEQQLAQADIRITSITIASGETSKSVSQLESIWNTMLESGTDRRSVVVAVGGGVVGDLAGFAAASFTRGLRFVQVPTTLLSMVDSSVGGKTGINLPGGKNMVGSFWQPQMVWIDTQSLSTLPDRDFISGMAEVIKYGVIEDADFFTWLQTNASRMIEKDPETLRYAIGKSCESKARVVAEDERETSGRRAILNYGHTFAHAIEATAGYGVCLHGEAVSIGMQMAAHLAIAMELCDPSLLEEQTAVLSAAKLPLVWKDADPERMLPVMSHDKKVSHGKLRFVLPDRIGHVAMVGDVPTDKVIAAIHSAHL; encoded by the coding sequence ATGACCGCACCGATTGAAGCAATCGAAGTCTCGCTTGGCGAACGCAGTTACCCGATTTGGATCACCACGGGGCTGACCGACTCGGCCGAGCCATCTCATTTTGCCAAGCACTTCCAAACCGCCGTGGGCGACTGCACGCACGTGGTTCTGATTCACGATGCTGCCGTGGCGAACACGATTGCCAGATCGATTGAGCAACAGCTCGCGCAGGCTGACATTCGCATCACCAGCATCACAATCGCGTCGGGCGAAACCAGCAAATCGGTTTCGCAGCTGGAGTCGATTTGGAACACGATGTTGGAATCAGGGACAGATCGTCGCAGCGTTGTCGTTGCGGTGGGTGGCGGGGTCGTGGGCGATTTGGCCGGGTTTGCTGCTGCCTCGTTCACTCGTGGATTGAGGTTCGTGCAAGTTCCCACGACACTGCTTTCGATGGTCGACAGCAGCGTCGGCGGCAAGACCGGGATCAACCTGCCCGGCGGCAAGAACATGGTCGGCAGTTTTTGGCAGCCGCAAATGGTTTGGATCGACACGCAGTCGCTTTCAACCTTGCCCGATCGGGATTTCATCAGTGGGATGGCGGAAGTCATCAAGTATGGCGTGATCGAAGACGCGGATTTCTTCACCTGGTTGCAAACCAATGCCTCGCGAATGATCGAGAAGGATCCCGAGACGCTGCGCTATGCGATTGGGAAAAGCTGCGAATCAAAAGCTCGCGTGGTCGCCGAAGACGAGCGTGAAACATCCGGCCGGCGAGCGATCTTGAATTATGGGCACACGTTTGCACATGCGATCGAAGCCACCGCAGGCTATGGAGTGTGTCTGCACGGCGAAGCGGTATCGATCGGGATGCAAATGGCCGCTCATTTGGCCATCGCCATGGAACTCTGCGACCCATCTTTGCTAGAAGAACAAACGGCGGTGTTGTCCGCTGCGAAATTGCCACTGGTATGGAAAGACGCGGATCCGGAACGGATGCTGCCTGTCATGTCGCATGACAAGAAAGTGTCACACGGAAAGCTGCGTTTCGTTTTGCCTGACCGGATCGGGCATGTCGCGATGGTCGGCGATGTTCCCACGGACAAAGTCATCGCGGCGATCCATTCGGCTCATCTCTGA